TATTACATAACGATCGGGGCAATGCTTGGAATCGTTGTTGTGATGCTGTGGTTTTTCCGCAGGAAAAAGTGGATCTAGAAAAGGTAACGGAAACCCGCCGATAATCCATAGTCCGGACTGGCCTGAGTCAATCCCATGCTCCACGACACGGTAAGCGCCTTGTTGGTGTCCAGATCGTACAGCAGGCCGACGAGGGCCGAGAGCGGGTCCGCCGATGTGTCGGCCGAAAGCCCGGAGGCCAGGCCCGATGACTTGGGGTACCGGTTGGACTGTCCCGCCAACTCGCCCACCACGTGAAGATTATCGGCCGTCGTCAAATAGTCAAAGGCCAGACTGTAGGTCAGGATGTCGTTCAAGCTGTTATTGGGTGGATTGCCGACAAAGAGGTACCCCAGGTTT
The genomic region above belongs to Nitrospiria bacterium and contains:
- a CDS encoding transporter produces the protein RFIKGREANPVSIAGQLSVKFPSCNKDKALSLECTGEPDVGIRAIASKEFFPVTVHLNLGYLFVGNPPNNSLNDILTYSLAFDYLTTADNLHVVGELAGQSNRYPKSSGLASGLSADTSADPLSALVGLLYDLDTNKALTVSWSMGLTQASPDYGLSAGFRYLF